Proteins from one Rhodanobacteraceae bacterium genomic window:
- the miaA gene encoding tRNA (adenosine(37)-N6)-dimethylallyltransferase MiaA has translation MTPLVCLIGPTAAGKTELALQLAEEHGAEIVSVDSALAYRGMDIGSAKPSQAERARVRHWLIDVREPTQSWSAADFVADAEAAVGDIESRSKRPLLVGGTMLYLRALLQGLSELPAADPLLREQLAAELASRGAAELHAELGRIDADAARRIHPNDPQRLLRALEVYRQTGTPISVLQRAWTGAPRRPGLLLALAPADRSLLHRRIEQRFDAMLAGGFLDEVRALMQLPGIHRDLPSMRSVGYRQAWGHLAGEYDLARCRELAIFATRQLAKRQLTWLRGTEGVEWFDPTDARAMAAVRERVASAFARGC, from the coding sequence ATGACGCCCCTCGTCTGCCTCATCGGCCCGACCGCAGCGGGCAAGACCGAGCTGGCGCTGCAACTGGCCGAGGAGCACGGCGCGGAGATCGTCAGCGTGGATTCGGCGCTGGCCTATCGCGGCATGGACATCGGCAGCGCCAAGCCCAGCCAGGCCGAGCGCGCGCGGGTGCGGCACTGGCTGATCGATGTCCGCGAGCCGACGCAGAGCTGGTCGGCGGCGGATTTCGTCGCGGACGCCGAGGCTGCGGTCGGCGACATCGAATCGCGCAGCAAGCGCCCGCTGCTGGTCGGCGGCACCATGCTTTACCTGCGGGCACTGCTGCAGGGTCTGTCCGAATTGCCCGCCGCCGATCCCTTGCTACGGGAGCAGCTGGCAGCCGAACTGGCCAGCCGCGGCGCCGCAGAGCTGCACGCGGAACTCGGGCGCATCGATGCTGACGCCGCGCGGCGGATCCATCCGAACGATCCGCAGCGCCTGCTGCGCGCGCTCGAGGTTTATCGCCAGACCGGCACGCCGATCAGCGTACTGCAGCGCGCGTGGACGGGCGCGCCGCGCCGACCAGGCTTGCTGCTGGCCCTCGCGCCGGCCGACCGCAGCCTGCTGCATCGGCGCATCGAGCAGCGCTTCGACGCCATGCTGGCTGGCGGCTTCCTCGACGAGGTGCGCGCCCTGATGCAATTGCCCGGCATCCACCGCGACCTGCCGTCGATGCGCTCGGTGGGCTACCGCCAGGCCTGGGGCCACCTTGCCGGCGAGTACGATCTGGCGCGTTGCCGCGAGCTGGCGATCTTCGCCACGCGCCAGTTGGCCAAGCGGCAACTGACCTGGCTGCGCGGCACCGAGGGGGTCGAGTGGTTCGACCCGACCGATGCTCGCGCCATGGCTGCCGTGCGCGAACGGGTGGCAAGCGCGTTCGCACGCGGCTGCTGA
- the hfq gene encoding RNA chaperone Hfq: protein MSRGHSLQDPFLNALRRERVPVSIYLVNGIKLQGQIESFDQFVVLLRNTVSQMVYKHAISTVVPARNVRITESGTGEGGEVEHGS, encoded by the coding sequence ATGTCCCGCGGTCACTCGCTCCAGGATCCATTCTTGAACGCACTGCGCCGCGAGCGCGTGCCGGTGTCGATCTACCTGGTCAACGGCATCAAGCTGCAGGGCCAGATCGAGTCCTTCGACCAGTTTGTCGTGCTCCTGCGCAACACAGTCAGCCAGATGGTCTACAAGCACGCGATCTCCACCGTGGTGCCGGCGCGCAATGTGCGCATCACCGAGTCCGGTACTGGCGAGGGCGGTGAAGTGGAGCACGGGAGTTGA
- the hflX gene encoding GTPase HflX: MFERSKRGERALLIQPRRHGVEFDAAAAEFRELARSAGAEVVAELVARIDKPHPALYVGSGKAEEAKALVQSAGADLVLVNHQLTPIQERNLEKLLECRVVDRAGLILDIFAQRARSHEGKLQVELAQLQHMATRLVRGWTHLERQRGGAIGLRGPGETQLETDRRLLAERVKILKARLEVAVKQREQGRKSRERSQLPAIALVGYTNAGKSTLFNALARSDVYAADQLFATLDPTVRRVGGFSFGAVTLADTVGFVRDLPHELVAAFKSTLTEAREADLLLHVIDGADPLMPEHIAQVEAVLAEIGAGEIPQIQVINKIDASGAEPKVEAMTGRVRSRAYVSAVTGAGLDLLRGAIEAEFGAERVQRSLRLGYADAGLRARLISLGAVRAESDVEGEGWDVEIDLPRRLALQLASLPGHQGELVRTQLLATDAGE; the protein is encoded by the coding sequence TTGTTTGAGCGTTCCAAGCGGGGCGAGCGGGCACTGCTGATCCAGCCGCGCCGGCATGGCGTCGAGTTCGATGCCGCCGCGGCCGAATTTCGCGAACTGGCGCGCTCGGCGGGCGCCGAGGTGGTGGCTGAACTGGTCGCGCGCATCGACAAGCCGCATCCGGCGCTGTACGTCGGCAGCGGCAAGGCGGAAGAGGCCAAGGCGCTGGTACAGTCCGCCGGCGCGGACCTGGTGCTGGTCAACCACCAGCTCACGCCGATCCAGGAACGCAACCTGGAAAAGCTGCTCGAATGCCGCGTGGTCGACCGCGCGGGCCTGATCCTCGACATTTTTGCCCAGCGCGCACGCAGCCACGAGGGCAAGCTGCAGGTAGAACTGGCGCAGTTGCAGCACATGGCCACCCGCCTGGTGCGCGGCTGGACCCATCTCGAACGCCAGCGCGGCGGCGCCATCGGCCTGCGCGGCCCCGGCGAAACCCAGCTGGAAACCGACCGCCGGCTGCTCGCCGAGCGGGTCAAGATCCTGAAAGCCCGCCTGGAAGTGGCGGTCAAGCAGCGCGAGCAGGGACGCAAGTCGCGCGAACGCAGCCAGCTGCCGGCGATCGCGCTGGTCGGCTACACCAACGCCGGCAAGTCGACCCTGTTCAACGCCCTGGCGCGTTCGGACGTCTATGCCGCGGACCAGTTGTTTGCCACCCTGGACCCCACCGTTCGGCGCGTCGGCGGTTTCAGTTTCGGTGCGGTGACCCTGGCCGACACTGTCGGTTTCGTGCGCGACCTCCCGCATGAACTTGTCGCTGCGTTCAAGAGCACCCTGACCGAGGCGCGCGAGGCGGATTTGCTGCTGCATGTGATCGACGGCGCCGATCCGCTGATGCCCGAGCACATCGCCCAGGTCGAGGCGGTGCTGGCCGAGATCGGCGCCGGCGAGATCCCGCAGATCCAGGTGATCAACAAGATCGACGCCTCCGGCGCCGAGCCCAAGGTCGAGGCGATGACCGGGCGCGTGCGTTCGCGGGCCTATGTGTCGGCGGTGACGGGTGCTGGCCTCGATCTGTTGCGCGGGGCCATCGAGGCCGAATTCGGCGCCGAACGCGTGCAGCGCAGCCTGCGCCTGGGTTATGCCGATGCCGGGCTGCGCGCGCGCCTGATCTCGCTGGGCGCGGTGCGCGCCGAGAGCGATGTGGAAGGCGAGGGCTGGGATGTGGAGATCGATCTGCCGCGGCGCCTCGCGCTGCAGCTGGCCTCGCTCCCCGGACACCAGGGAGAACTGGTGCGCACCCAGTTGCTCGCGACCGACGCCGGTGAATGA
- the hflK gene encoding FtsH protease activity modulator HflK, whose product MAWNEPGGGRRNPWGDGGGGGGGGQPPDLEEMIKQMKQRITGLFGGGRGGGRPGGDAAISGGGLGWLILGLLAIWAVVDSFHILDQRERGVVLRFGKVDRILEPGPRFTLPRPIERLERVDVTQVRSMSSRVAMLTRDENLVNIDFAVQYTVSDATNFLFKVRDVEETLAQVAEAAVRQVVGSRSLDDVQVGNRLEFTSEAREIMQRLLDSYEAGINVSIINFQDVMVPEQVKDAFDDAIKAREDEQRVINDARAYAADVVPKANGRKARVIAEANGYKESVVTRAQGDAKRFTLLAEQYRAAPEVTRKRLYLETMQDVLSRSPKILIDGDKGNNMLYLPLDKLVPPPAQPERAGAAMSSSEGR is encoded by the coding sequence ATGGCTTGGAATGAACCAGGCGGCGGACGCCGCAATCCCTGGGGCGATGGTGGCGGCGGTGGCGGCGGCGGCCAGCCGCCCGACCTCGAGGAGATGATCAAGCAGATGAAGCAGCGCATCACCGGGCTGTTCGGCGGCGGGCGCGGCGGCGGCCGTCCGGGTGGCGATGCCGCAATCAGCGGCGGCGGCCTCGGCTGGCTGATTCTGGGCCTGCTGGCGATCTGGGCGGTGGTCGATTCCTTCCACATCCTCGACCAGCGCGAGCGTGGCGTGGTCCTGCGTTTCGGCAAGGTCGACCGCATCCTGGAGCCCGGTCCGCGCTTCACCCTGCCGCGGCCGATCGAGCGCCTGGAACGGGTCGACGTGACCCAGGTGCGCTCGATGAGCAGCCGGGTCGCGATGCTGACCCGCGACGAGAACCTGGTGAACATCGATTTCGCGGTGCAGTACACCGTCAGCGATGCCACCAACTTCCTCTTCAAGGTGCGCGATGTCGAAGAGACCCTGGCCCAGGTGGCCGAGGCCGCGGTGCGCCAGGTCGTCGGCAGCCGTTCGCTGGACGATGTGCAGGTTGGCAATCGTCTGGAGTTCACCAGCGAGGCGCGCGAGATCATGCAGCGCCTGCTCGACAGCTACGAAGCCGGGATCAACGTCAGCATCATCAACTTCCAGGACGTGATGGTGCCCGAGCAGGTCAAGGACGCCTTCGACGATGCGATCAAGGCGCGCGAAGACGAGCAGCGTGTGATCAATGACGCGCGTGCCTACGCCGCGGACGTGGTGCCCAAGGCCAATGGCCGCAAGGCCCGCGTGATCGCCGAGGCCAACGGCTACAAGGAATCGGTGGTCACCCGCGCGCAGGGCGACGCCAAGCGCTTCACCCTGCTGGCGGAGCAGTACCGCGCCGCGCCGGAAGTCACCCGCAAGCGCCTGTACCTGGAGACCATGCAGGACGTGCTGTCGCGCTCGCCGAAGATCCTGATCGACGGCGACAAGGGCAACAACATGCTGTACCTGCCGCTCGACAAGCTGGTGCCGCCGCCGGCACAGCCCGAGCGCGCCGGTGCCGCGATGAGCAGCAGCGAGGGACGCTGA
- the hflC gene encoding protease modulator HflC has translation MKNLILPVVIALVLLLGSSVFTVREDQYAVLFRLGEIQRIDFEPGLHFKMPLVNNVIKFDRRILSLDTQPERFLTSEKKDVLVDSVVKWRIDNVEDYYTATRGDELRAQQTLGQIVKDRMRDEFNKRTLQQVVADQRDEMMANLKTASNASAAALGITVVDVRIKRIDLPEQVTDAVFERMRSERAQVANALRSKGAEVGERERAEADRKVAVILAEAESQAQQIRGEGDALAAEIYAKAYSTDPEFYAFHRSLEAYRQSFKAQGNVLVLDPDSEFFEYFNKDKKP, from the coding sequence ATGAAGAACCTGATCCTGCCTGTCGTTATTGCGCTGGTGCTGCTGCTTGGCTCCAGCGTGTTCACCGTGCGCGAAGACCAGTACGCAGTGCTGTTCCGCCTGGGCGAAATCCAGCGCATCGACTTCGAGCCCGGCCTGCATTTCAAGATGCCGCTGGTCAACAACGTCATCAAGTTCGACCGTCGCATCCTGTCGCTGGACACCCAGCCCGAGCGCTTCCTGACCAGCGAGAAGAAGGACGTGCTGGTGGACTCGGTGGTCAAGTGGCGCATCGACAACGTCGAGGACTACTACACCGCCACCCGCGGCGACGAACTGCGCGCGCAGCAGACGCTCGGCCAGATCGTCAAGGACCGCATGCGCGACGAGTTCAACAAGCGCACCCTGCAGCAGGTGGTGGCCGACCAGCGCGACGAGATGATGGCCAACCTGAAGACCGCGTCGAACGCATCGGCCGCGGCGCTGGGCATCACAGTGGTCGATGTGCGGATCAAGCGCATCGATTTGCCGGAACAGGTCACCGATGCGGTGTTCGAGCGCATGCGCTCGGAACGCGCGCAGGTCGCCAACGCTCTGCGTTCGAAGGGCGCAGAAGTGGGCGAGCGCGAGCGCGCCGAGGCCGACCGCAAGGTGGCGGTGATCCTGGCCGAGGCCGAGAGCCAGGCGCAGCAGATCCGCGGCGAGGGCGATGCGCTGGCCGCCGAGATCTACGCCAAGGCCTATTCGACGGACCCCGAGTTCTACGCCTTCCACCGCAGCCTGGAGGCCTACCGTCAGAGCTTCAAGGCGCAGGGTAACGTTCTGGTGCTTGACCCGGACTCCGAGTTCTTCGAGTACTTCAACAAGGACAAGAAGCCCTGA
- a CDS encoding DUF2065 domain-containing protein — protein MNDLWAALALVLVLEGILPFLAPAQWKQAISQIARADDATLRMIGLGCMAVGLVSLWWVRA, from the coding sequence ATGAATGATCTGTGGGCCGCGCTCGCGCTGGTGCTGGTGCTGGAGGGCATCTTGCCCTTTCTCGCGCCTGCTCAGTGGAAGCAAGCGATCAGCCAGATCGCACGGGCCGACGACGCCACACTGCGCATGATCGGCCTGGGCTGCATGGCGGTCGGGCTGGTGTCGCTGTGGTGGGTGCGCGCCTGA
- a CDS encoding adenylosuccinate synthase gives MAKSVVVLGAQWGDEGKGKIVDLLTERVRAVARFQGGHNAGHTLIVNGKKTVLHLIPSGILRDGIECLIGNGVVLSPEALRTEVAELEATGVAVRERLKISPATPLIMPYHVTLDQARERASGAAKIGTTGRGIGPAYEDKAARRGIRLSDLFYPQELADKLRAVMDYHNFVLTQYWKLPACDYQQVLDDSLAFAEFVRPMVADVASILHKVRRQGGNILFEGAQGSLLDIDHGTYPFVTSSNTTVGGACSGTGVGARDLDYVLGIIKAYATRVGGGPFPSELDDAVGQGLRDRGQEYGATTGRPRRCGWLDAVAVRRTVMINGINGLCVTKLDVLDGEPTVRVCVGYRYRGQETDQAPLDAAGWHECQPVYQDFEGWTESTRGAKRFSDLPRNAQRYLEGVQDLVRCPIALVSTGPDRTENIVLQDPFAEF, from the coding sequence GTGGCCAAGTCCGTCGTCGTGCTCGGCGCCCAATGGGGCGACGAGGGCAAGGGCAAGATCGTCGACCTGCTGACCGAGCGCGTGCGCGCGGTGGCGCGTTTCCAGGGCGGCCACAATGCTGGCCACACCCTGATCGTCAATGGCAAGAAGACGGTGCTGCACCTGATTCCGTCAGGCATCTTGCGCGACGGCATCGAGTGCCTGATCGGCAACGGCGTGGTGCTGTCGCCCGAGGCCCTGCGCACCGAGGTCGCCGAACTCGAAGCCACCGGCGTCGCCGTGCGCGAGCGGCTCAAGATCAGCCCGGCCACGCCGCTGATCATGCCCTACCACGTCACCCTCGATCAGGCGCGCGAGCGTGCTTCGGGCGCCGCCAAGATCGGCACCACCGGGCGCGGCATCGGCCCGGCGTACGAGGACAAGGCGGCGCGCCGCGGCATCCGCCTGTCGGACTTGTTCTACCCGCAGGAGCTCGCCGACAAACTGCGCGCGGTGATGGATTACCACAACTTCGTGCTGACCCAGTACTGGAAGCTGCCGGCCTGCGACTACCAGCAGGTGCTGGACGACTCGCTGGCCTTCGCCGAGTTCGTGCGCCCGATGGTGGCGGACGTGGCCAGCATCCTGCACAAGGTGCGCCGCCAGGGCGGCAACATCCTGTTCGAAGGGGCGCAGGGCAGCCTGCTCGACATCGACCACGGCACCTATCCCTTCGTTACCTCGTCGAACACCACCGTCGGCGGCGCCTGCTCCGGCACCGGCGTCGGCGCGCGCGATCTCGACTACGTGCTCGGCATCATCAAGGCCTATGCCACCCGCGTGGGCGGCGGCCCGTTCCCGAGCGAACTCGACGATGCCGTCGGCCAGGGCCTGCGCGATCGTGGCCAGGAATACGGCGCCACCACTGGTCGCCCGCGACGCTGCGGCTGGCTCGACGCCGTTGCGGTCCGCCGCACCGTGATGATCAACGGCATCAACGGCCTGTGCGTCACCAAGCTCGACGTGCTCGATGGCGAGCCGACCGTGCGCGTGTGCGTCGGCTACCGCTACCGCGGCCAGGAAACCGACCAGGCCCCACTGGACGCGGCGGGCTGGCACGAATGCCAGCCGGTGTACCAGGACTTCGAGGGCTGGACCGAGAGCACCCGGGGCGCCAAGCGTTTCTCCGACCTGCCGCGAAATGCTCAGCGCTACCTCGAAGGCGTCCAGGACCTGGTGCGCTGCCCGATCGCGTTGGTGTCGACCGGGCCGGACCGGACGGAGAACATCGTGCTGCAGGATCCCTTCGCCGAGTTCTGA
- a CDS encoding autotransporter domain-containing protein, whose amino-acid sequence MVVPYQSGGADLAIVKTDSADPVTAAAQFSYTLTVSNAGPEAASGVRVSDTLPAALSFVSASGNGFTCANNGQSVECAFGGNLAAGASAAATIVVRAPTSGQTLSNEGVVSATTIDPNPANNRSTQQTRIDDRNADDLADLLDDSVVDMASGSSVPVLSDECADPSTALADTCEALIDAADDGRTGEVTEALREIAPDEVLAQTLVMREIAATQFFNVDARLNELRRGSGGFSLSGLTVTSGSQTIPLALVGDALQAALGFGEDGGLASPWGFFINGNLGSGEQDEALAEGRVGVDYDSRGITAGVDYRLSNRAVFGGAIGYANYDSDVNGDGQLDAKSLLFTGYGSYYVNDRFYIDSRLTYGNSSLDQTRRIDFQLGPDRFSATATGDTDASQFTAATSIGYHLNYGTWSVTPNAGLRYTRSDIDAFEETGADEYNVGYGEQSFDTLQFALGVSVARAISLSNGVLMPQLDLSLNNENSDDAAAEAYLVDGNTSNLFILREENPDQSYGTAGLGFVYLMGNGRQAFMSYRHTFGNDDFDRGTLNLGGRFEF is encoded by the coding sequence GTGGTCGTGCCCTATCAGTCGGGCGGCGCCGATCTCGCCATCGTCAAGACCGACAGCGCCGACCCGGTCACCGCGGCTGCGCAGTTCAGCTACACCCTGACCGTGAGCAATGCGGGCCCGGAGGCCGCCAGTGGCGTACGTGTCAGCGACACGCTGCCGGCGGCGCTGTCCTTCGTCAGCGCCAGTGGCAACGGATTTACCTGCGCGAACAACGGCCAATCGGTGGAATGCGCATTCGGCGGAAACCTGGCGGCTGGTGCATCGGCCGCAGCAACCATCGTGGTGCGCGCGCCGACCAGCGGCCAGACCCTCAGCAATGAAGGCGTGGTCAGCGCGACCACCATCGATCCGAATCCGGCGAACAACCGCTCCACGCAACAGACCCGGATCGATGACCGGAATGCTGACGACCTGGCCGACCTGCTCGACGATTCGGTGGTCGACATGGCGTCCGGATCCTCCGTGCCCGTGCTGTCGGACGAGTGCGCCGATCCTTCGACCGCGCTGGCCGACACCTGCGAGGCGCTGATCGATGCCGCGGACGATGGTCGCACCGGCGAAGTCACCGAGGCCCTGCGCGAGATTGCACCGGACGAGGTTCTGGCGCAGACCCTGGTGATGCGCGAGATCGCCGCCACCCAGTTCTTCAACGTCGACGCCCGCTTGAACGAACTGCGGCGCGGCAGCGGTGGCTTCAGCCTGTCCGGGCTGACGGTCACCAGCGGGAGCCAGACCATCCCGCTGGCGCTGGTGGGCGACGCGCTGCAGGCGGCGCTGGGCTTCGGTGAGGACGGCGGCCTGGCCAGTCCCTGGGGCTTCTTCATCAACGGCAACCTTGGCAGCGGCGAGCAGGACGAAGCCCTCGCCGAGGGCCGCGTCGGCGTCGATTACGACTCGCGCGGGATCACCGCCGGCGTCGATTACCGCCTGAGCAACCGCGCGGTGTTCGGCGGCGCCATCGGCTACGCAAACTACGATTCCGACGTCAATGGCGACGGCCAGCTGGACGCAAAGAGCCTGCTGTTCACCGGCTATGGCTCCTACTACGTCAACGACCGCTTCTACATCGACTCGCGCCTGACCTACGGCAACAGCAGCCTCGACCAGACCCGCCGGATCGACTTCCAGCTCGGCCCTGACCGCTTCAGCGCGACCGCCACTGGCGACACCGACGCCAGCCAGTTCACGGCAGCCACCTCGATTGGCTACCACCTGAATTACGGCACGTGGAGCGTCACCCCGAATGCCGGGTTGCGATACACCCGCAGCGACATCGACGCCTTCGAGGAAACCGGCGCCGACGAGTACAACGTCGGGTACGGCGAGCAGAGCTTCGATACCCTGCAGTTCGCCCTCGGCGTCAGTGTGGCCCGCGCGATCAGCCTGAGCAACGGCGTGCTGATGCCGCAGCTCGACTTGAGCCTCAACAACGAGAACAGCGACGACGCTGCGGCCGAGGCCTACCTGGTCGATGGCAATACCAGCAATCTGTTCATCTTGCGCGAAGAGAACCCCGACCAGAGCTACGGAACCGCAGGGCTGGGCTTCGTCTACCTGATGGGCAACGGGCGCCAGGCTTTCATGTCCTACCGCCATACCTTCGGGAATGATGACTTCGACCGGGGGACTCTGAACCTGGGGGGCAGGTTCGAGTTCTGA
- a CDS encoding DUF11 domain-containing protein produces the protein MYASLPSLRPALCALALFATGTAPLQAQIEGNVFPPTLSYAPTPNTAINFSGITVVGSNGSAQISVTATGGMGSGSFATIGLNCTYTGPDAGFFSVAPSSQSFLPGSPQRTLALGCTSGFASRTATLVCSESPGGSTGQIRNWPVTCPAGDPPRAPDLSYLPAANSTVSFTSANPVVGNQATATIRVTPSGGLGSGAEATAEFKNCSVTGETVPGTFSGFQSTLFTFVGTTTTPRTMSLTALLRTTAVTATLRCDEVRPGTGLRGSLTVIPRTWVLQAPAGEQPTRLTLAKTASATQVTTDSVFRYTITAGNDGASSATGLIVLDNVPSGLAVLSAAGDGWNCSVTGNAVDCRRSTLLPRTSSSFEIEVRASTSPRSLVNTARLTARGSETPIVASVSVDVVPPPQAPIDLEIAKSDSADPVLTDAAFAYHLDVRNLGTGAATGVRVSDPLPAGVTLVSASGEGWTCSGGAAVDCTLSGPLAGGASAARIVVQVRAPNQAGSITNRASVSANEVDSASGNNADSETTTISAEPPPPPEPRADLSVNAQAIPASARTGGTVEFQVQIGNAGPDVAAAPRLTGTLGAPFELLGGSGSGWSCQVAGQTLSASAPQAFRRTSLPRSACRPGCGPAQPAPPMHASWWLRAPLTRTPATTRSTWSCPISRAAPISPSSRPTAPTRSPRLRSSATP, from the coding sequence ATGTACGCCTCCCTGCCTTCACTCCGCCCGGCATTGTGTGCGCTGGCGCTGTTCGCGACCGGCACTGCGCCGCTGCAGGCACAGATCGAAGGAAACGTATTTCCGCCAACGCTGTCCTATGCGCCGACTCCGAATACAGCCATCAATTTCAGCGGGATAACTGTAGTCGGCAGCAACGGCAGCGCGCAGATCTCGGTCACGGCCACGGGCGGCATGGGCAGCGGCAGTTTTGCCACCATCGGCCTCAATTGCACCTACACCGGACCGGATGCGGGCTTTTTCAGTGTGGCACCATCGTCGCAGAGCTTCCTCCCGGGCTCGCCGCAGCGAACCCTGGCGCTCGGGTGCACCTCGGGCTTCGCGTCGCGGACGGCCACGCTGGTGTGCAGTGAATCACCCGGCGGCAGCACCGGACAGATCCGCAATTGGCCCGTGACCTGCCCCGCCGGCGATCCGCCGCGCGCGCCGGATCTGAGTTACCTGCCCGCGGCCAATTCAACGGTGAGCTTCACTTCCGCCAATCCCGTCGTCGGAAATCAAGCCACGGCGACGATCCGCGTCACCCCGAGCGGTGGCCTGGGCAGTGGCGCGGAGGCCACGGCTGAGTTCAAGAACTGCAGCGTGACCGGCGAGACAGTGCCGGGAACTTTCAGCGGCTTCCAGAGCACCCTGTTCACCTTCGTGGGCACGACGACCACCCCGCGAACGATGAGCCTGACGGCGCTGCTCCGCACCACGGCGGTTACTGCCACATTGCGCTGCGATGAGGTCCGACCGGGCACTGGGCTGCGCGGCAGCCTGACCGTCATTCCGCGGACGTGGGTGCTGCAGGCGCCGGCAGGTGAACAGCCCACCAGGCTGACTCTGGCGAAGACCGCAAGCGCGACCCAGGTGACCACCGACAGCGTGTTCCGTTACACCATCACTGCTGGCAACGACGGGGCCAGTTCCGCTACCGGTCTGATCGTGCTGGACAATGTCCCTAGCGGGCTCGCCGTCCTGTCTGCCGCGGGAGATGGCTGGAACTGCAGCGTGACCGGCAATGCGGTTGACTGCCGTCGCAGCACCCTGCTTCCACGCACCAGCAGCAGCTTCGAGATTGAAGTTCGCGCATCCACGTCACCGCGTTCGCTGGTGAATACCGCGCGCCTGACCGCTCGCGGCAGCGAAACACCGATTGTCGCGTCGGTCAGCGTCGATGTGGTGCCTCCGCCTCAGGCGCCGATCGACCTCGAGATTGCCAAGTCCGACAGCGCCGATCCGGTGCTCACCGATGCCGCGTTCGCCTATCACCTCGATGTGCGCAACCTGGGTACCGGCGCCGCCACTGGTGTGCGCGTCAGCGATCCGCTGCCAGCCGGCGTGACCCTGGTCTCCGCCAGCGGCGAGGGCTGGACCTGCAGCGGAGGCGCGGCAGTCGATTGCACCCTGAGCGGCCCGCTCGCTGGCGGCGCCAGCGCCGCGCGGATCGTCGTCCAGGTCAGGGCGCCGAATCAGGCGGGCAGCATCACCAACCGCGCCAGTGTAAGCGCCAATGAGGTCGACAGCGCGAGCGGCAACAACGCCGACAGCGAGACCACCACGATCAGCGCCGAACCGCCCCCGCCGCCGGAGCCACGCGCAGATCTCAGCGTGAATGCACAGGCGATCCCGGCGTCAGCGCGTACCGGTGGCACGGTCGAGTTCCAGGTGCAGATTGGCAACGCCGGCCCCGATGTCGCCGCCGCTCCGCGCCTGACCGGCACGCTCGGGGCGCCCTTCGAACTGCTCGGCGGCAGCGGCAGCGGCTGGAGTTGCCAGGTCGCCGGTCAGACTCTCAGTGCCAGCGCTCCGCAGGCCTTCAGGCGAACCAGTCTGCCGAGATCCGCGTGCAGACCCGGCTGCGGCCCGGCGCAACCGGCACCGCCGATGCACGCTTCGTGGTGGCTTCGAGCACCTCTGACCCGAACTCCGGCAACAACCAGATCAACGTGGTCGTGCCCTATCAGTCGGGCGGCGCCGATCTCGCCATCGTCAAGACCGACAGCGCCGACCCGGTCACCGCGGCTGCGCAGTTCAGCTACACCCTGA
- the psd gene encoding phosphatidylserine decarboxylase (Phosphatidylserine decarboxylase is synthesized as a single chain precursor. Generation of the pyruvoyl active site from a Ser is coupled to cleavage of a Gly-Ser bond between the larger (beta) and smaller (alpha chains). It is an integral membrane protein.) gives MSLQRDLGVALQMLLPHQLLSRIVYYATRWTWRPWKRLLIGTLSRIYKIDLSQALNPDPESYPSFNAFFTRALKPDARPIESAGDTLVCPADGAISQIGRIRDGRIVQAKGMDYSVAELLGGRDEDAAAFTGGGFATVYLSPRDYHRVHAPFAGRLVRAIHVPGRLFSVAPWTTESIPRLFARNERLALIFETGRGPLAVVLVGAIFVSSIETVFDGEVTPPYADQVRVREYTGTNAPRFDIGAELGRFNMGSTAIVLTAAGFGDWTSTLTEGCRVQMGQRMQPAPGTNP, from the coding sequence ATGTCCCTGCAACGCGACCTCGGTGTGGCCCTGCAGATGTTGCTGCCGCACCAGTTGCTGTCCCGCATCGTCTATTACGCCACGCGCTGGACCTGGCGCCCGTGGAAGCGCTTGCTGATCGGCACCCTGAGCCGGATCTACAAGATCGACCTCAGCCAGGCCCTGAATCCGGACCCCGAGTCCTACCCCAGCTTCAACGCCTTTTTCACCCGCGCGCTGAAGCCGGATGCGCGGCCGATCGAATCAGCCGGCGATACCCTGGTGTGTCCGGCAGATGGCGCCATCTCGCAGATCGGGCGCATTCGCGACGGCCGCATCGTGCAGGCCAAGGGCATGGATTACAGCGTCGCCGAACTGCTCGGCGGACGCGATGAGGACGCCGCGGCCTTCACCGGCGGCGGCTTCGCCACGGTCTATCTGTCGCCGCGCGATTACCACCGCGTGCATGCGCCCTTCGCCGGCCGCCTGGTGCGCGCGATCCACGTCCCCGGCCGGCTGTTCAGCGTGGCGCCGTGGACCACCGAATCGATCCCGCGACTGTTCGCCCGCAACGAACGCCTGGCGTTGATCTTCGAGACCGGGCGCGGCCCGCTGGCGGTGGTGCTGGTCGGCGCAATCTTCGTTTCGAGCATCGAGACCGTGTTCGACGGCGAAGTCACCCCGCCCTACGCCGACCAGGTGCGCGTGCGCGAGTACACCGGCACCAATGCGCCGCGCTTCGACATCGGCGCCGAACTCGGCCGCTTCAACATGGGCTCGACTGCGATCGTGCTGACGGCCGCAGGCTTCGGCGACTGGACTTCGACCCTGACGGAGGGCTGCCGCGTTCAAATGGGCCAGCGCATGCAGCCTGCCCCAGGAACGAATCCTTGA